DNA sequence from the Geobacter sp. AOG2 genome:
ACGGCCGTCCGGGGTGAGTTCGCACATGCCGGCGCCGATTTGCTGCTTGAGGCCGCCGATACGTTTCATGAAAAACTCGTCGATATTACCGCTTACGATGGCAATGAACTTCAGACGTTCGAGCAGAGGCACTCGCTCGTCTTCCGCCTCGCACAACACACGGCGCTTGAAGGATAGCCAGGTCAACTCACGGTTGAGATACCATTGTGGGGCGGAAAGATCGAAGAGAGAAGAGGGCGGGGCGGATGACGATACGCACTCATCGATTCTTTCTTGCTGATTCGGAGCGAGGCCTCGGGGAATCCCCTTTGTGGTAATTCGGTGTGGTGTCATGTGGTCTGGCTGGCGTGTATTCAGATATGAAAATGATTTTCGTAGCAATCTTGCTGTTCTTTTGGATGATGGACCCTGGTCTGCATCCTCGTCTCGTATGTTTCCAGTCTGTTTTCTTCCCTTCTCGCTTCAATGCCCCCGTTGTACAAGCCGTCACGAATATCAACCGTGACAGCATTCCCTCACGAGGTACAGAAACATGCTTTCCGGCGAATTGTGACCATTAGTACAATAAATAGAAATAATTACAATATCCGCAGACCAAAAGTAACAATATTGTAACAATAAAATCTGTATGAATTTACTGGATCTAGCGGGCGTCCAGCTATTTGCTCCGATGCTTCTCGCTGCCGTCGGTATCTTACCGGCAAGCACGAGCGGAAGTAGCTGACGCCGAACCGGAACGCTTTGGTCGTGACCTGCCCCATGAAGTTCACACAAAAGTTACATGGTGTACATACTGCAGCTACAAAATTATCATATAAACATGCGAGATGAATTGTGAAGCGCATGTGAATCTTCCGGCAGTTACCTGCAGTCTTTCCCGTAAAGACCTTCCGTACCATCTGTCCTCCGATCAAGCCGTTACACAGCGTCACAACGAACCAGGCTACCGTAAATCCGCTCTTGAGAGGTTACGAGTCGCAGCCGGAATGGGAATCGTATGCACACCATAAATAAGAAACGCTTTGCGTCCATAGTAAAACAATACCCCTCGGAAGCCGTGATGCGTCCGGTAAGTGAGCGTGAAGCCTTATCGAGAATCGGCGTTTCCTTTGAATCCGCGGAAAAGATGGCGGTAACGTTGCCCTTCTCCTTTAGCGACGTTACCGCAGGGTCGGAAAACGAGTTGCAGGCCGTAGTTGTGGGGGACAAGGACGAGGTAGACCTTCCGCTTGTCATCGAACAATCCAACTACTTTGCCAATATCATGAAACAGGCCGCTGCCGGGGAAACACCACGAAAGGTCATTGCCGATCTGGAACGTTTCATTGCAGACAATCCCTCACGAGTTTGGGAAAACAGCTGGGTCCGTTTCCCGCGCAAACATCTTTCGTCCTACGCAACTGCTGTTTTCGAGATGGATCTTCTGGCGGACAAGAAGAATTCCGCCGCAGGGAGGCGAGCCGATTGGGAGCGTTTTATCCTGCATGATGCATCGGGGGAAGAGATGCTCCGTCTGCCGATCAGTTACCTGATCAAGCTTGCGCTGGCAGACCTGCTCGGTTCCCAGCGGATTCTTCCCCCTGGTATCCGACAAACCGGCATCCGTCTCATGGGCCATTACTTAAACGACAACACCTCGCCGGAGACCTTCTCATTCAATGTTGTTTCCCTGACACCGGCGGGTGGCATGGGAAAGGCCATTGCCCGTGAAAGCGCTATCCGCTATCTCATGACTCAGCTGCTGGTAATGTATGCAAATGAAGCCTTTGGCCTGAAAAAACAAGGTCAGAGAGCGATGATCTATTTTGCGCCCCATCCTCCGGTACGGCAAAAGGAGATGAACGACCACGTCTCGGATACCTTTTACCGGGAACTGTTCATGAGTCCCTGTCTGTCCGGTTGGGACAAGGGTGAGGCGAAGTACCGTTACATGCAGTTATGCCATCAGGTGCTCTCCCGCAGTCAGCTCAATGCCGTTGCCAAGCTGCGCGAATCGCGGATCATTCTTAACAATCTGGTGGTGCTCCCCAACCTTTCAAATGTGAGCCTTGCCAACAACGGCACCCACATCAGCATCGGCAGCAAGCGTTTGTCCCAGGCCCTTGCCGATGGCAGGTCGGGTTTCGGGGCGGTTGACGAGAAACATCTGGGCGACCTTGCCATCAAGATAACGGAGCATTTCCTGCCGCTATTCGTCGGAACCTACACCGCTGCTCCCTACCGTCTCGCCTACACCGATTTCCATCCCGAGAAGGCACTGGGTTTTCTGCCGCACGAACTCGACTACACTCATCTCAGGATGATGTGGCGTCGCTGGAAGAAAAAGGCCAGCCTTTCCGTTTGCGGCCAGCCGGTTACCCCCTTTGGGCCGGTGGCCCTCGACAAGCTGTTTAGCAAGGTTTTCGGGCTCAAGGGCGATTTTGTACCCGATTACCGCTTGGTGGACTATCTTGTTTGCCTGCTCTCCACCGATCGCAGCCCGGCCTTGAATGGGCTTACGGGCAATACCGACCGTCTGCGGAAGGATCTGGCCGATATGGGGGTTTTCGACGAGCAAATGTCGGTTTACCTGCTCTACAAAACGCGGGAGTACGCCAAGATGGGCTTTTCTGGATTCGAAGGCAGGCATTACAGCCTCTTCGGAAATTTCGAAGAGGACATGGGGCGGGCTGCGGACTTGCAAACGCTCATAACGGTTCTCGCCTACAAATATATCGCCACGGGGACCAGTCATGCCCATATTCCCGACACCTCCTCCGTGGAAAGTGAGCGACGGCAGATCTTCTTCGGCTCTGCGATCGGCATTCCCACTTTTTTCGTCAGCAAAAGCTCTACCAATGTTTTTCTGAGCAAAATTCTCAAGAAAACCAACGCAGTACGCTCCAGTAGCCGCTATCCCGGCTACCTGCGCGTCCAGAACCATGAGTACTGCAAGGCACTCGTCAGGGTAATCAGGGAAGATGCGGCAGACCTGATCGAACTCCTAGATCTGAATGTCACGCTGAAAGATCTTGAAGAGCGCCTTGCCGAGCCGGAACAGCGCACCGCCGCAGGCCGGCTGACGGCCGGTATTCTTAACGAGGTGAACGCACGCTCTCCCATGAGCCTCAAGTCCCGCGATTTCAATGTCGGGGCTGAACGCTATTACCGGGAAACCCTGAGGCGAAGACACATTGAGGAGGCTTTTCGCTTCCTTGAGGTCGAGTGCCGGCGTTTCGGTCAGGAGTCGGCAATGTTGGACGATGGGGTGCGTAAAGCCCTGCGGTTCACGCTCCAGGGGCAGGACGCTGCTCGTTTTCTGGAAACGGTCAAAGAATCGGTCCTGTTGGAGCAGGCCGACATCACAAGCTTGCAGCGACTGATGAACCTCATCCTGTTGACAGTCTCATGTGAAGAAAAGCAGATAACACAAGAATCCAACGACATCGGGGGTTGCCAGGAACATGCTACACCAGTACATCGAACGGCATAGCGGCAGGGTCGTCACCGAACGGTTGTTTGGAGATCGCATGGTCAGACTCCTCTATCATGGGGTGCGGGAGAACAGCACTGGACTTTTCAGGCTCTTGACCAGTAGTTGGTCATCGCATATCCTCGGGATGGTCAATTTCGACCGCCCCATACTTGGGAAAAAACGGTTTCTGGATGATTGTGGTATTGATCTCGCCGAATGTCTCGACCCGCCTGATCGACTGGATACGCCACGTAAGATATTCGAACGGAAGATTCGTTTTCAGGAATGCCGCCCCATGCCGGAGGAGCCCGGGGCGGTTGTTTCACCCGCCGATGCCCGGCTTGTGGTCGGTTCCTTCCACGAGACATCTCTGCTGTTCCTGAAGGAAAAGTTCTTTTCATTTGAGGAACTGTTGGGCCATGATAAGAAACAATGGCAGGCGGCATTTTCCGGAGGGGACTTTGCGATCTTCCGGCTTACGCCGGACAAATACCACTACAACCATACGCCGGTAGCCGGGCAGGTCGTTGATTGCTACGCCATTGACGGCGATTACCATTCATGTAACCCTTCCGCCGTCGTCTGTGTCGCCACCCCCTACTCGAAGAACAAGCGTGTGGTGACGGTCATCGATACCGATGTTCCGGGGGGGACAGGGGCTGGCCTCGTGGCGATGATCGAGGTGGTTGCCCTGATGATCGGCGATATTGTCCAGGCTTACAGTAGACAGGGTTACGATGCTCCGAAAACGCTTGAACGCGGGATGTTTCTCGAAAAAGGGCAGCCGAAGAGCCTGTACCGGCCGGGAAGCAGCACGGATATCCTTATCTTCCAGCAAGGGCGCGTCGGTTTCAGCGCGGACCTGCTCAGCAACATGCGCCGTTCAGGCGTGTCGAGTCGCTTTACGCAGGGTTTTGGAAGTCCCCTGGTCGAAACTGATGTCAAGGTACGGTCTCTGATCGCATCGGCGATTCCATGTCCCGGAAATACCCGACAAGGCCATTCCATGCAAGGGAGTCAATCATGCTCGTGACAATCGTCCTGTTTTCCGCAGCAACGCTCATGTCGCTCTATCTTTGGTGGGGATTTACGTGCCTGCCCGCGGAGAGATGGCAGATCTTTGCCACGGTGCCGTCCGAAAGGACAAAACCGGGCGGCTGGCGCGGAGTTAATTTTACTTGGTACGGAATTCTTACCGCCAACGCCTATCTAGTTGCGGTACTGGTACTCCTCGTCCTGATGGGAGCAGCGGGTCTCTCGCCATTGGGAACGGCGCTGCTGGTGGTGGCGCTTCTTACCTGCTGCGTCCCGGCTTCACGGCTGGTGGCCCGGATCGTAGAAAAAAAGGCTCACACCTTTACGGTAGGCGGCGCGGTGTTTGTCGGCATACTTATCACAGCGCCGCTGATTGCACTGCTCAACCGGACAGCTGGCGCGGCCTTCTCCTTCCATATCCCTATCATGGCGGCCTATGCCGCCATTGCCATCGCCTACGCCTTCGGCGAGGGGTTGGGCCGTTTGGCGTGCATAAGTTTCGGTTGTTGTTACGGCAAGCCGTTATCGGCATCAACCGGCATGCTGAAGCGCCTTTTTGCCGGGCGTTGCTTCGTCTTTTCCGGGACCACCAAAAAGGTCGCCTATGCCGGCGGAATGGAGGGGACGGAGGTGGTGCCCATTCAGGCGGTCACGGCCATACTCTACACAGCATTTGGGTTTATTGCTACTTGGCTGTTCCTGTCAGCCCATCATGCCGCGGCATTCCTGACGGCTACCATTGCAACCCAGGGTTGGAGAACGCTGTCCGAAACCCTGCGGGCGGATTACCGGGGTGAGGGGAGGTTGTCCGCCTATCAGGTCATGGGTATGATCGGCGTCATCTATTCCATCGCAACGGTGTTGTTCTTGTACGATGAGACGCCCGGCCTGCCGGACCTGCTGAACGGGCTTTCAAACCTTTGGAATCCTGCCCTGATCCTGTTTTTACAGGGAATCTGGCTGGTGATTTTCCTGTACACGGGGCGCAGTACGGTTACCGGCGCGACCCTTGAATTCCATGTCCACACTGATCGCATATGAAGGTCCTGTCATGAGCAAAACAGATGGTATAGAGCAACCACGCGGCTGGAGCCCAAGGCGGGCGGTTGCGCAGCGCCTGAAGACAATCCTGGCCTCCGGGCTTACCCCCCGCAAGCTTCTTGTTACGCTCTGCATCGGTGGTGCGTTGGGCCTGTTGCCGATTGTGTGGGGCACGACGCTTCTGTGTATTGCGGTGGCATATGTTTTCAGGCTCAATCAGGTCGTGCTCCAATCGGTCAATTACCTCTTCTACCCGCTCCAA
Encoded proteins:
- a CDS encoding DUF2062 domain-containing protein — encoded protein: MSKTDGIEQPRGWSPRRAVAQRLKTILASGLTPRKLLVTLCIGGALGLLPIVWGTTLLCIAVAYVFRLNQVVLQSVNYLFYPLQLALIIPYCRLGARLFPWGPPFPAEILTYVLHGHGAGMFRLFAWATFKATGAWLLTAPPLAFVIYLVFSMMIGGKRSASEVPRQ
- a CDS encoding phosphatidylserine decarboxylase, which codes for MLHQYIERHSGRVVTERLFGDRMVRLLYHGVRENSTGLFRLLTSSWSSHILGMVNFDRPILGKKRFLDDCGIDLAECLDPPDRLDTPRKIFERKIRFQECRPMPEEPGAVVSPADARLVVGSFHETSLLFLKEKFFSFEELLGHDKKQWQAAFSGGDFAIFRLTPDKYHYNHTPVAGQVVDCYAIDGDYHSCNPSAVVCVATPYSKNKRVVTVIDTDVPGGTGAGLVAMIEVVALMIGDIVQAYSRQGYDAPKTLERGMFLEKGQPKSLYRPGSSTDILIFQQGRVGFSADLLSNMRRSGVSSRFTQGFGSPLVETDVKVRSLIASAIPCPGNTRQGHSMQGSQSCS
- a CDS encoding prolipoprotein diacylglyceryl transferase family protein gives rise to the protein MLVTIVLFSAATLMSLYLWWGFTCLPAERWQIFATVPSERTKPGGWRGVNFTWYGILTANAYLVAVLVLLVLMGAAGLSPLGTALLVVALLTCCVPASRLVARIVEKKAHTFTVGGAVFVGILITAPLIALLNRTAGAAFSFHIPIMAAYAAIAIAYAFGEGLGRLACISFGCCYGKPLSASTGMLKRLFAGRCFVFSGTTKKVAYAGGMEGTEVVPIQAVTAILYTAFGFIATWLFLSAHHAAAFLTATIATQGWRTLSETLRADYRGEGRLSAYQVMGMIGVIYSIATVLFLYDETPGLPDLLNGLSNLWNPALILFLQGIWLVIFLYTGRSTVTGATLEFHVHTDRI